The following DNA comes from Ooceraea biroi isolate clonal line C1 chromosome 11, Obir_v5.4, whole genome shotgun sequence.
GCCTGAAACACtgcaattaaataaacaaaacgtGATAATTGTCATGTGTATCTTTAATGATGAATAATATTCCCGTATCGACAGTCAAATATTTGACGTCATTTCGCTAAAATATTCGTCACGTAACAACCACAATTAACGAACGTTCATTCTAAAGGTGGAACGAATGCACAGGTGCAAAGAGACTGGAGTTACAAATGGCACAAGATTGCACCTGATGAGCTCTAACAAGCCAGCCAGCAGTAAAACAAGAGTATGAGAAATACGGAAATCcttgaatttaaatattattgtcaCAGAATGTTATGCAATTCCTTCAATTAGgtattcaaaatatatttatgagatATAGTTTTAGATCTATTTATACTACTGGCACACACGTAAATTACATTAGAAGTTAGACTGGATCCATATCTACACTGCAAGGAAaacctttaattttttaatcttcctATGAATAAAATGTGCAAAACAAAATCTTTGTAAAAATGTAGGAGGCAAGACGTCAATGGGAAACGTTTACGTGATTAAACAAACTCAATTACGAGTATAGATAATTTGGAAGAGCTCGAAGCTGATGTGCCAATCGATCCGGGAATCCCGGAATCGATTCTCACagcgcaatatattatttgcacGGTCACCGAACGCTGCTGAAGCTTCGCAAGAACGTAGGTCATCGGATCTCCCGCGAATCGATCGGCTTAAATGCTTAAAGGCGCGAGAACCCCGAGATCCTTATGTAATTCTCTACAGCGTGTCCCAGAACTTCCGACCTTGACTTCGGTATTCCAATCCGGTGGGCAGATTTAGAAACAATCTCACTGAAAGAAGCTCGAAGAAAGAAGTTTGACAAAGAGCACGGCATTAGATTCAGCTCCAGCGTTTTCGAACACCAGGTATATGAGAACCCAGCCACACAGATCCAAATCCCACACAAATACTCCGGGCCAAAAAACTCTTCCGCGATGAAGATTCTATTACTTGCACAAGGCCACGTATACCAGGCAGgctacttttttataattttttacgtttttaaatataaagagaaaataatacgCGACAAAACCGGAAGTAtctattattactattgttttcAATATGAAGAAGCTAAGAGGAAAGAATTCTGTACACGTACGAATCTACCTATCcacgcgcgcgtgaaattAAAATCGTTCTTCCCGGCAAAAGTGAGAGCCACGCGATTTCACCGAACAACGAAAACCCCGTTCATAAAGACTCACGCAGTGAGACTCGTGTCCTGTGCACCAACCACGCACCTGCGGCATACAATCGATCCACGCGCGTACCAAGTCGCCGCACTGTTCTCCCTGAGACCGCCGCTCTCATTTTCCAGCAGGTGACAGAACGCACCTCCGCGATCGCGGCATCGAGCACGATTGTCTATCGACAAGTTTGGAAGCCTGTCCAGTGGACACTCGTCGGCTCCCGCAGACGGGACGGTACCGTTGCGCCGGTCGATAGAAGGCCGCAGCCAGCCGCCCGCAGCGGCGGAATCCGCTTTGCGTCGCACCGCGACGAATCCGCCCCGAACTGCGGGAGGTCCTCGGGTGTCCGTGGCGAGTCTCGAATTTCGAATTTCGAACGACCTGCGCCCGCGAATCGAACGATCGCCGGATCGTTTGAAAGGCCAGTGCGGCGCGAAGCCCGCACTCGCGTAGGGGAGGAAGGATGACCTACCTGAACGTCGAGGCAGCGTTTCGGGGTGAAGCGAAAGAGCGCCATCCTGTCCTGCGTTCGTTAATCCTGCGCGGGAGTCCCTCGTCCGTCGAACTGACCGACTCGACGCGACCGTCTAACTGATCGACCGGCCACGCGACGATGCGGCGCCCCAACTCGACTGACTCCGGTCGCGCCGCGACTTTCACCACCGTGCCGCGGTCTGCGCATGCGCCGACCGCGCGCGCCTCGTGGCGCCTCGACTCTGCGCGGTCGCACGCGCCGCTCGGGGCGGGCGATGCGAGGACGTGTCTTTCGCGTCGGAtttgaagaagttttatttaaatttttcttacattCCCAGATAACACAAACACTTTCCGTGAACAGTCAATGAATATGCGTCGagaatattaagaatattctaaaaatgtACTAGAAGACATTCCATAAATCTACATAAAATGTTGAAATGAGaccaatttaaatattctagaTAGATCCAAAGAATATTGTTTAGCATGTTTCAAGAATATTCATAGAAGCTGTTTAGTACAATCTAAAGAACATTTACAGAATATTCtacaattgaattatattcagGCTGCGTTCTTCCAAAATTCACTgtcagtactgaaaatctatagtgtaTGTCACATATacttatatagtataatatatagtatacgTGATATAAACTATAGATTTCCAGTACTGACAGTGAATTTTGGGACGCAGCCTTAATGAAAACAACAAACTATGTTTTatcatatacatgtaataaaaatagttatgATATAGGATAGATTgcaattgattatttataatatatgtatatataaattcacaaCTAAATTAGTATATTACACTTATGTATAGGATGACTTATATATAACATGATGAAACATATtttgatgttattttttatctttttttatcaacatATGTATTTGCATCTAACTGATCAAtgatggaaaaataaatataatttatatacatatagtatatatttcaaacatgAACACTTGCAAAATGAACACTATATATGAacacgtaaaataatttgtcgCCAATTTGCGTATGGTAATTCGCCAGTGCTCCACGTGAAAGTGAAACGAAAAAGAGATTAGGTTATGAGTTGGTATTTCCTGTGCTTTCTGAACGCCATCTACATTTTCAATACATTTGAACATTCTGTGAACATTTATAGAATATGTAAAGGATATATTCGTATTgctgatattttaaatgttgtGGGCAGATTTATAGActattctttataaataagGATATTCTACAAATGTGTATGGATGATTTCTTTGAGAATATTCTCAAAGAAGTATATTCGAagctattgggttgttcggaaagtaatttcgtttttcacaaagcgatgtcgttagtcgcgttcctcgatacttaaccttactctaagcggcaaattcgttttatattttgacaactgacatttcagacgtcatttagtatcttattgtgttgcgatctgtcaagtaattgttttttggcatcacatcaaacatggaaaatcaaagtgagcattttcgtaatattttgcttttttactactgaaagggtaaaaatgcagtgcaagcgagacaaaaattgtgtaccgtgtatggagaagatgtattgagtgaacgtcagtatcagaattggttttcgaaatttcgcactggaaatttcgatttgaaagatgcaccacgttcaggtcggccaattaaagctaatgacgagaaaataaaggctctggtggatgcaaaccgtcgcataacaacacgcgaaattgctgaaaagttaaatttatcgaattcgaccgtttacgattatttgaaacgccttggattcgtttcaaagctcgatatttgggttccacacaatttaaaggaaattgacttgattcgacgcattaccatctgcgattcattgttgaaacgtggagaaaatgaaccatttttgaagcgaatcataactggagatgaaaaatggattgtttacaacaatgttaagcgaaaacgatcatggtccaggcaagatgaacctgctcaatcgacatccaaggcagatattcatcaaaagaagatcatgctttctgtatggtgggattggaagggaatcgtatttttcgagctactaccaagcaaccagacgattgattcgaaagtgtattgtcgtcagctggatgaattggatgctgccatcaagcagaagcgaccagaattggcgaataggaaaggtgtcgtattccatcacgacaatgccagaccacacacaagtttggtcactcgccagaagcttttacagcttggatgggatgtgctaccacacccaccatactctcctgatctggcaccatccgattaccatttgttccggtctctacaaaattctttgaacaatgtaaacttcgattcaaatgaaggcgtcaaaaatcacttggttcaattttttgtcaataaggagaaggacttctatgagcgtggaatcttaaagttgccagaaagatggcgaaaggtagtggaacaaaatggccaatacatcactgaataaaattttttctaaatatgaaaaaaccgcctttcatttttccttgaaaaaacgaaataactttccgaacaacccaatatatagaatattcatAGAATATTGTGTGTTATCTGGGTTTATTCTCGGCGACGATATagctgataaaataattaataaataaataaaataattaaaaagacatAAAGCATACATCATGGTTGTGAtttctattttgtttttttgtacAGAGAATtaggaaaaattattatctcggTTTGGCATTTTGCGTAATGCTTTTTAAGCGTAAATCAGATCACTAGCGGGTTTGCGCTAGTTTCCGAACTCCGTTTTGAGAAATTCTATACGTCTATATATTTCCGCCACTAGCGGTAACCTATAAATACGATGGGTGCGCagcgtatattttttctttacatcttactgttatttaatttataacatcGTTAACATTTTACCTGTTCAACGTAAATAGATGAAAGCCACGTGTAACCCCGCTTCTGATTACGTCCGTCATTATCTGCATCGCCAAATCGACAGCAAATTTTGTCACCGCCTCGTCGTTATCCCTCACTCGTGACAAATCGTCTTTTATCTTGACGGGAACGTCGAGTTTGCAAATGCTCGCCATTCTCTCTAAACACTCGTAACTCATCGGCACGAAGATTCCAAGGACGATTGGAACTCGTATGCCGATCTTTCGACAGTCGTTCACGAAGTCTATTATAGCCTGAGATTCGAAACAGATTTGAGTTATGATGAAATCGGCGCCCGCGTCTACCTGGAAATTCGTAGTCaaagatagaaaaagatagaaaaacaATTTACTGCGAAACTATTGTACTTTTGTACAAGACtcgattgttactttcgctTTTAGATAAAGCAAGTCGAGCTCTCTCGACGGTGATTCCGGGTGCATTTGCGGGTAGCCCGCCACGCAGATGCAGAACGTGCCGCCGAATTGTTCTCTAATAAAAGCGACCAAATCCGCTGCGTGCTTGAAGTCACCATCCTCTGACAAGGAATCTGCAATTCGACCGGAAACGCATACTTCTCTACATATCTGATTGATCGGGTGATCGAATGTATCAAATTCGGAGACACGTTTTatcgtaaattaaattctttcagTTCTGATAATCGCGAAGCCGTGTCGTTATTTATCACGTATTTGTAACGCAATATGTGTTCACGCAGAGTATCCCCCCCCCTTCCCCACTAAAATGACAGATACGCTTCAATGTCTAGATCGTATTTCAAAGTTAAAACGTTCTTTGATAAATCGAGCGTCACGATTTGACGATTGAAGGATCAATGCGAGTCATGGAAAGTGGCTTAACGGTGGGTCACCTCCTCGTAGCGCAAAAATGTTAATTGTTCCAAGGGCAAGAGCTTTCCTCGAGATACGAATCACTTCGTCACGCTTGAAACTCTTTGCCGCTAAATGTAGCAGAGTGTTAGACGGAAAATTCTCCAGCAGATTCAAAGGTAGATAGTTCTCAGTGTCGGCAGGCGCTTCCTCGTGCCACGTTAACGCGTAAAACAAGGGCGAATATTTGCCCATCTCCTCGAGCAGTCTGATGCACATAAAAACATCTCAATTCAAGACACAGTTCCAATTATTCTAGTCACCTGATCTTATTAATTTCAAGTTCCTCGATACGAACCTCTGATAAAATCCACTGGGTCTGCTCGCGGAGACGATTTCAAGGCCGCAAAATATCTCGTTGCTACTAATTTTACCCTGCAACGCACGTCGCAGGTCCACGATCTCGCACCGACGACGTGCAGTGCGAACGTTGTCGCTGGAAGAACCGCCAGCGCTGTCGCGTCTAGCAACATCACTCCTCCGACACGTGTCCTCGTCAACAATCAAATTTCTCATTACAGATCAGCGTCTAGTCGTGAAGGGGAAACGTTAATACTTCCATTTTCTCTGATTCACGCTAATGAGCCATTACATCGTATTATGTAATGGGTGATATAGGGATATCTTGCACAGTGATGTACACGCATGTGCAATGAAGAAATACAGACGATTGAtttcaagagaaaaaaaaacaaaaaataggtAATTCGTTCATTGACGTCGAGAACCATTTGACTATTATacagtaaatttattaacaataaatatataaaataacataaatatttcagaatgtCTGACATATTTTGGTCTTATTTTTAcacttgtatatatataagcgCTTCTCATCTTGGAAATGCTAGAAATCCCGTTTCTCAAATcgttataaattacattaatagcaatataaaaattcagctTTAGAAAATTTCGCGAGAATACTCTCATCAATTATTGTTCATTGTCCAAAAATTTTACTCTTGGCAGTTGCCAGATTAAGGAGTGGCGTGTCATTTGTACCAAATTATACATCtttcaacaaaaaaaaaacaaaaaacaaaagaaaagcaAGTCTTCAGTCATCGATTAAGAGCTGTTTTTCCTCAAATATAACTTCCTGCTAACTTCTGTTATGGGTATGTCAAACACAGGTGGTATCCCACCAGGGATGGTCTCGGTCTTCTGCAGGGCATGCTTATCCGTAACGGTTCTCATGTCGTCGGTATTCGGAGTTATCAGCATATTGACAGCCGGGTAAATGAGAAATGCGAACGTGGCGAGAGCAGTCAACGCCCATATGGGGATCGCGACTGCCCAATATTTCGAGGGCCAATACGACAGTCCCAGATGATCGTGCAGCACCTCGTCCGGCACGATTGCCCATAtcacgtacaataaaaaaagcatGTTCGAGCCTATGTACATGGCGTAACCGTAAACGGCTCGGGGAGCGTAAGGCGCAGGGGTGTGCTCCATAACGTTTATCGCATATTtacaacattagtaaaatataatcgaAAAATGTGCGTCAGTTTCAGTGATGATTGTACGTCGGTTCAGGCGGACCAAACTGACGAATGGTCTCGATGACTAGCTGCAAGCTATTGAAGAACGACGTAAGTCCTACGCGCACTTTCCGTGCCTCGTTACCGCTAAATGACCTGCAagcaaaataaaagtattaatatatcagCGACATGCGCGACACCGTTGTCATCATTATCTACTCACACTTCTAATAGGTTATTGTTTAATGCGAGTTTCTTGGTGACTCCGCCTCTCGACGGCTCCTTATCAACTCGCAGTACTTGGTATGCGACCTCTGCTTCCCTAGAGCTCGGAAAAGGCACGGACAGATCTCTGTGCATCGTTAAGGTTCATAATTTGCAGGCTGACAATTGTACGAGACACGTAGaaattttatcgttaaaaaGGAATGGCTTATTAGCAAAAGGATACACCTTGAGGTTGCTCATGACAGCATTCTCCGAGGTCATTCTATGATAACACTAATTggtcaaatcgaaatttctgCCGCTAGTATCGCGTTATCTTGCAACTGTATCTGtaattataagataaaaattctcttcattatattcgaacttatttacaataaaaaaattaatataaagtaacTCGATTTAGTATAATCTAAACTGACTCAAGATTAacctaaaaataatttaacgagATCTTATGCGATACGGTCGCCACTCTTGTCCAAATAATAAGAAGACCGTTtacaataattgtaaaataattaatgaaataaaaaatattcgcaaTTACTTTCACAGTATCAATTGTTACAGATCGATTTGCGTACGTGGAAACGCGCATAGCATAGGCGTTGCTGACGTTGCTGCTGGTGCATTCGTCTTTTTTGTTATGGCGTAATAAACATTCCATTTcgcgttaaaaaaaagaaagggaaagcGGGCTTGCATTTACCGTATTTTATATCGTCCGGCCTAGGAAGTGCCCTAAGTGAATAATACTCATAAAGTTTATCTTATCTGTTCACCTATGTAGTCTAAACTGTCGCCTTTTGTTCTTTGTAGGTTATGACTCACAGCCATTATTTACTATCACAGTCGTCACCATCGCCAGCTCGCCTGGCTGCATCCTACGGTCTGCGGTCCTTCGTTCATCGACGACAGTGAGCGGAGAAACGTTCAGTATTATGTGGAGTGTCGCGACCGTGATATCAACGAGATGCTGCGCACTTAGAAGACGCAACTCGCCCGAAAACCGCAGAAAGATGGTTTTACGTGCTCTGCTCGTTtagtgaatttatttaatcgagattttaattattgatattattttggatatttcatacTGGATGTCCAAGCGAAGCGGGATAGATACATTTTCCAAGCCCAATCTTCTGgatgtataatatttgtatatatgcaCTCGTTGCGACCAAAGAGTACAATGTAGAACAGTGCTTTGTTATTTAACAATCAGAGATTTAACGTACACGTTATCGCGTATTCGTGAGAAAGAATTATACACAAAGAGAAgtattaaatatgaatgggCCAGCGAGAGATTTGCCATGGGGCGTTCGATGTCTGAAATACATGTCCAATGGCTGCTGCGAAAATCGTCGTATCAATTGGATGCTGTGGCACCAAAGTGGAGTGCTGGCACTCACTTACCTAGCATATACTTGTTACCACTTGACACGAAAACCGATATCCGTGGTGAAGAATGTTCTGAGCCAAAACTGCAGCAATTTGCAGCCACCTCCAGATATCTTAGTGAATGACAGCAATCGGGATACTTGGTGCGATTGGGCTCCATTTGGTAAGAACAAACTATTGTGTCGGTGAAGTTCGCCtcgaattttactttattgcactCGTAGGCAAATTATTCGTCAATCAAGTAATTTTCTATGATTAGACATTAATTGCTGTCACATATGTTACATGTGTGTATGAATCAAACCAAATTTTTTGACTGACCCAGTACAAGTATCGTAGAGATACAATAGAAATgccataaaaaataagaaattaaattatcaaattaagAATTCAagattgttattaattacttcCTATATCCATATATGCATAATCTATTTGTTATCTTTGTAGACACACAGGATGCACCAGCATTACTTGGCATGCTGGATTCGGCGTTCCTGTTCGCCTACGCTATAGCTATGTTCCTCAGGTAATGCCTTTGCAATGAGTTTACTCCTTGCCACAGTATACAAGtacatttctgaaaaatatcttttatatatatatatatatatctgtgcAGCGGATTTATAGCAGAGAGGGTAAACTTGCGATACTTCCTCTCTCTCGGTATGCTGTTATCTGGCATATCGTGCTACCTCTTTGGAATCGCCAAGCCGTACAACATCCATAGTCTATGGTTTTTCATTCTCGTACAGGTAAGCGTTGAGCTGACGCGAGATCCGGCACgtgcatattttttatacatttttatatatttgacatATCGTTTTTTTCCCATAGGCGATGGGTGGTATCTTCCAGACTTCCGGCTGGCCGGGCGTAGTGACAGTCCTCGGAAATTGGTTCGGCAAGGGCAAGCGCGGCCTGATCTTCGGCATCTGGAATTCCCACACGTCCCTCGGGAATATACTGGGCAGCTTAATCGCAGCTGCATACGTCGAAACCGACTGGGGCCTGAGCTTCATGGTGCCCGGCGCGATAATGGGACTGATAGGATTCATGATCTTCCTGTTCCTCGTCCCGTGTCCTACCGAGCTGGGATACAGCTCACCGGCCGCTGCCGGCTATCGGAAGATTGACGTAACGAATAGCTCGGACGATGACTTGGCCGATGTAGGTTATCATTCTCAGAGTGTTGTTGAGGATGTAAGTTGCTTGTAACAACCATTCGTATTTGCACCTTTTGTTCAGTGACTAGGAGCGCACATAGATGCTGTCCCTTGAGATTATCAGCAAAAAGTAGAATTGTACTGCAACGCTAGTTCTAGTCAACTGACGCCATGATAGCACGTTGATGATTCAACTAAACGCACGTTTTGGTTTGAATTATAAGCACTTTGTCTTTCAGTTTTTCTTCTAGATTAATGTTTAACACGATGTTCGCACCTACCCGGATGAATTGTCCTTCTAATTGTTTTTAGTAGAATTATAGTTTGCACTTCCGTAATAAGTAAACTGTCTGCTGTAGCGTGTCATCTATCGCTGCGTCTACCGTGAACAACTTGCTGCCGACGTAAGTGCATGCCACTCTCCTCTATATATAGTAGCTAACACTGTACTCGATTGTTCTCGCACTAACACAAAcgatatgttattttatatatatatataaaattttatatatatatatatatatatacagggtgtttcctctaactgtagcacttagaatatctctgcttcctttgatgatatgaaaaaagtcaaaggacgaaaattgttcgattcaaagagactagtactctggtaagaaaattattttttttaatatgacctttcacaagatatcaaggtcatgaacatttttttaaatgagatggtatattttccttaaggaaatgatgtagcttgtaaaaaaacaaattcaaccatacagaatatgttgaccttcaaatgactttgaaccacaaaaatcacgtttaggaaaagaaactctatttattgtatgtataactacaaagatataccttttttacagatgttcgaaatgatcaccgtttacttcgatacactttcgaattcgatgaataaacgattgttttacgtttttgagagattccggagtaattgcggtgcacgcacgctgaattctttctcgcatatcttcaggtgttgtcggaatatcgcgataaacttcatttgcatattctgtatggttgaatttgtttttttacaagctacatcatttccttaaggaaaatataccatctcatttaaaaaaatgttcatgaccttgatatcttgtgaaaggtcacattaaaaaaaataattttcttaccagaagagtactagtctctttgaatcgaacaattttcgtcctttgacttttttcatatcatcaaaggaagcagagatattctaagtgctacagttagaggaaacaccctgtatataacaaCGCGAGATTGCAACAGGCGATGATGCATGTATACTATGTCGCGCATATTTCGCTCGACTCGTAAGCTGCGGAAAAGCATGCATTAAGCGCAGCGATGTGTTTGTAACATTCATCATGTTCTCTGTCTCATCACGCATCGCGGATGACAATTGCAgcgttaataacgaataaattCTCATGTTCGAAAGGGTTTGGAGAGCGGACAGTCCGAGACCAGTCCGATGCTCTCGCGACACCGGCGCAGCCAGTCCGAGAACAGCGCGATCGGGTTCGTAGGAGCGATGAAGATACCAGGCGTCATCGAGTACTCCTTGTCTCTCTTCTTCGCGAAGCTCGTCAGCTATACATTCCTCTACTGGTTACCATTGTACATCGCGGCATCGAGTCAGTATCTAGCTCAAGCTTACTCTCCGATCGGCAGTGTAGTCTAACTTGAATTGAATTCTCCCGTAGCTACGTACGGCGCGACCATGAGCGCCGATCTCTCGACTCTGTTCGACGTCGGCGGCATCGTAGGCGCCATAGTGGCCGGGGTTCTCTCCGATTACAGCGGCATGAGCGCGTTGACGTGCGCCGGGATGCTTCAGCTCGCAATTCCTTCAGTAAACAATTTCCAATCAAATTAAAAgccattgacataggaatacATGGACGGAGCCTATGCTACGAACTTAGGCAAGGGGTTCTGAGATTTGCGGTAAGGAGAGGCTGCTGGCAAATCGGGCGAGTTCGGCTGTTCTCGACGTCGCCCGAATGATACTCGATAAGGTTTTGTAAAGTTGTGAtactgaaattacatgtacgatgagttattgtgttgtgtcggaatgtagcaatcgcattaatgcaaaaaggaaaaattggcaacaacttatgaaagaaaatgatccgaaaatttcttttcatctgtaagtaaaatacatacaattgtaggttatacacaatgccggtaaaacgtttcagatattattatgtgtttattattatattcatatgaataattgttcgataacagtttttcatttatagttattataattcatatatttaataataatatatacgatttgactatatatatatatttattattaaatatatgaattaataaaaactataaatgaaaaactgttatcgaacaattgttcatatgaatataataataaacaagccaACATTCTTTCTTAACACTGCCAGTAGATAATTTCAGTAAACGAGTACGATTAATATTCGACACAACTGGCtataattctctttattagaacgacgtttcgaccatacgGGATGTGGTCCTCTTCAGTAGGTGACAATGTACATctaaattacgttaaaaatataataattaaataagattgtctttcGGTGCCACCATTACTCGGTCTAGGTGT
Coding sequences within:
- the LOC105277328 gene encoding glucose-6-phosphate exchanger SLC37A2 isoform X2 translates to MNGPARDLPWGVRCLKYMSNGCCENRRINWMLWHQSGVLALTYLAYTCYHLTRKPISVVKNVLSQNCSNLQPPPDILVNDSNRDTWCDWAPFDTQDAPALLGMLDSAFLFAYAIAMFLSGFIAERVNLRYFLSLGMLLSGISCYLFGIAKPYNIHSLWFFILVQAMGGIFQTSGWPGVVTVLGNWFGKGKRGLIFGIWNSHTSLGNILGSLIAAAYVETDWGLSFMVPGAIMGLIGFMIFLFLVPCPTELGYSSPAAAGYRKIDVTNSSDDDLADRVIYRCVYREQLAADGLESGQSETSPMLSRHRRSQSENSAIGFVGAMKIPGVIEYSLSLFFAKLVSYTFLYWLPLYIAASTTYGATMSADLSTLFDVGGIVGAIVAGVLSDYSGMSALTCAGMLQLAIPSLFLYDYVGNTSLGVNIVLLLVAGVLVNGPYALITTAVSAELGTHPSLGDNSKALATVTAIIDGTGSIGAAVGPLLAGLVSRWAGWHNVFYMLMFADLMALLFLSRLVYREVRACVRRRRVLEV
- the LOC105277328 gene encoding glucose-6-phosphate exchanger SLC37A2 isoform X4; this translates as MNGPARDLPWGVRCLKYMSNGCCENRRINWMLWHQSGVLALTYLAYTCYHLTRKPISVVKNVLSQNCSNLQPPPDILVNDSNRDTWCDWAPFDTQDAPALLGMLDSAFLFAYAIAMFLSGFIAERVNLRYFLSLGMLLSGISCYLFGIAKPYNIHSLWFFILVQAMGGIFQTSGWPGVVTVLGNWFGKGKRGLIFGIWNSHTSLGNILGSLIAAAYVETDWGLSFMVPGAIMGLIGFMIFLFLVPCPTELGYSSPAAAGYRKIDVTNSSDDDLADGLESGQSETSPMLSRHRRSQSENSAIGFVGAMKIPGVIEYSLSLFFAKLVSYTFLYWLPLYIAASTTYGATMSADLSTLFDVGGIVGAIVAGVLSDYSGMSALTCAGMLQLAIPSLFLYDYVGNTSLGVNIVLLLVAGVLVNGPYALITTAVSAELGTHPSLGDNSKALATVTAIIDGTGSIGAAVGPLLAGLVSRWAGWHNVFYMLMFADLMALLFLSRLVYREVRACVRRRRVLEV
- the LOC105277328 gene encoding glucose-6-phosphate exchanger SLC37A2 isoform X3, with the protein product MNGPARDLPWGVRCLKYMSNGCCENRRINWMLWHQSGVLALTYLAYTCYHLTRKPISVVKNVLSQNCSNLQPPPDILVNDSNRDTWCDWAPFDTQDAPALLGMLDSAFLFAYAIAMFLSGFIAERVNLRYFLSLGMLLSGISCYLFGIAKPYNIHSLWFFILVQAMGGIFQTSGWPGVVTVLGNWFGKGKRGLIFGIWNSHTSLGNILGSLIAAAYVETDWGLSFMVPGAIMGLIGFMIFLFLVPCPTELGYSSPAAAGYRKIDVTNSSDDDLADVGYHSQSVVEDGLESGQSETSPMLSRHRRSQSENSAIGFVGAMKIPGVIEYSLSLFFAKLVSYTFLYWLPLYIAASTTYGATMSADLSTLFDVGGIVGAIVAGVLSDYSGMSALTCAGMLQLAIPSLFLYDYVGNTSLGVNIVLLLVAGVLVNGPYALITTAVSAELGTHPSLGDNSKALATVTAIIDGTGSIGAAVGPLLAGLVSRWAGWHNVFYMLMFADLMALLFLSRLVYREVRACVRRRRVLEV
- the LOC105277328 gene encoding glucose-6-phosphate exchanger SLC37A2 isoform X1 produces the protein MNGPARDLPWGVRCLKYMSNGCCENRRINWMLWHQSGVLALTYLAYTCYHLTRKPISVVKNVLSQNCSNLQPPPDILVNDSNRDTWCDWAPFDTQDAPALLGMLDSAFLFAYAIAMFLSGFIAERVNLRYFLSLGMLLSGISCYLFGIAKPYNIHSLWFFILVQAMGGIFQTSGWPGVVTVLGNWFGKGKRGLIFGIWNSHTSLGNILGSLIAAAYVETDWGLSFMVPGAIMGLIGFMIFLFLVPCPTELGYSSPAAAGYRKIDVTNSSDDDLADVGYHSQSVVEDRVIYRCVYREQLAADGLESGQSETSPMLSRHRRSQSENSAIGFVGAMKIPGVIEYSLSLFFAKLVSYTFLYWLPLYIAASTTYGATMSADLSTLFDVGGIVGAIVAGVLSDYSGMSALTCAGMLQLAIPSLFLYDYVGNTSLGVNIVLLLVAGVLVNGPYALITTAVSAELGTHPSLGDNSKALATVTAIIDGTGSIGAAVGPLLAGLVSRWAGWHNVFYMLMFADLMALLFLSRLVYREVRACVRRRRVLEV